Proteins encoded within one genomic window of Oncorhynchus keta strain PuntledgeMale-10-30-2019 chromosome 12, Oket_V2, whole genome shotgun sequence:
- the ptrh2 gene encoding peptidyl-tRNA hydrolase 2, mitochondrial isoform X1 codes for MKTNVSVLISPGAGLTSLKMDSLYSQVAIGVLGGVGCGLFLGWHFRARFSNSSKDNGAAMGNGSRGETSTSIMGEGGEFKMILVVRSDLKMGKGKVAAQCSHAAVSAYKQVQRRNPELLKQWEYCGQPKVVVKAPDEDSLIELLTHAKEVGLPVSLIQDAGRTQIAPGSRTVLGVGPGAADLVDKVTGHLKLY; via the coding sequence GTTTGACAAGTCTCAAGATGGATTCCCTATACAGCCAGGTAGCCATTGGAGTATTGGGAGGAGTGGGCTGTGGACTTTTCCTTGGCTGGCACTTCCGGGCTCGGTTCAGCAACTCTTCCAAAGACAACGGGGCGGCGATGGGGAATGGCAGTAGGGGTGAAACGTCCACCAGCAtcatgggagaaggaggggagttCAAAATGATCCTGGTGGTCCGATCCGACCTGAAGATGGGCAAGGGGAAAGTGGCCGCCCAGTGCTCACACGCCGCCGTGTCGGCCTATAAACAGGTCCAGCGCAGGAACCCTGAGCTTCTGAAACAATGGGAGTACTGTGGCCAACCCAAGGTTGTGGTTAAAGCTCCAGATGAGGACAGTCTGATAGAACTGCTAACCCATGCCAAAGAGGTAGGGCTGCCTGTCAGTCTGATCCAAGATGCAGGGAGGACCCAGATAGCGCCAGGATCCCGTACTGTGCTGGGAGTAGGCCCTGGAGCAGCTGATCTTGTGGACAAAGTCACTGGACACTTGAAGCTCTATTAG
- the ptrh2 gene encoding peptidyl-tRNA hydrolase 2, mitochondrial isoform X2: protein MDSLYSQVAIGVLGGVGCGLFLGWHFRARFSNSSKDNGAAMGNGSRGETSTSIMGEGGEFKMILVVRSDLKMGKGKVAAQCSHAAVSAYKQVQRRNPELLKQWEYCGQPKVVVKAPDEDSLIELLTHAKEVGLPVSLIQDAGRTQIAPGSRTVLGVGPGAADLVDKVTGHLKLY from the coding sequence ATGGATTCCCTATACAGCCAGGTAGCCATTGGAGTATTGGGAGGAGTGGGCTGTGGACTTTTCCTTGGCTGGCACTTCCGGGCTCGGTTCAGCAACTCTTCCAAAGACAACGGGGCGGCGATGGGGAATGGCAGTAGGGGTGAAACGTCCACCAGCAtcatgggagaaggaggggagttCAAAATGATCCTGGTGGTCCGATCCGACCTGAAGATGGGCAAGGGGAAAGTGGCCGCCCAGTGCTCACACGCCGCCGTGTCGGCCTATAAACAGGTCCAGCGCAGGAACCCTGAGCTTCTGAAACAATGGGAGTACTGTGGCCAACCCAAGGTTGTGGTTAAAGCTCCAGATGAGGACAGTCTGATAGAACTGCTAACCCATGCCAAAGAGGTAGGGCTGCCTGTCAGTCTGATCCAAGATGCAGGGAGGACCCAGATAGCGCCAGGATCCCGTACTGTGCTGGGAGTAGGCCCTGGAGCAGCTGATCTTGTGGACAAAGTCACTGGACACTTGAAGCTCTATTAG